One genomic segment of Panicum virgatum strain AP13 chromosome 2N, P.virgatum_v5, whole genome shotgun sequence includes these proteins:
- the LOC120660408 gene encoding transcription factor WRKY19-like isoform X2 produces the protein MESVVVDGNGGCGGRVVVELSHIKDLVRQLEGHLGGSQTQERCRLLASQISSLTERSIGVITSYCSLDGGGRKRPAADAAARSPLSDASDAPTKKRRTEKVKHQVRVSSAAGGDVPADDGHSWRKYGQKEILGAKNPRGYYRCTHRHTQGCAATKQVQRADEDPALFDVVYIGAHTCVQSGAAAAAVAAAQAPEQGAHTLLQSLSASLTVKTEGLAAAPEEAPQGWAATAPCCPSPTAPSGRCPAPERSPFSAPSTSENWGASPATSDSNQHAACFPPFELVAGDVQFEFGEVVSALVGVPGEFPDDFDISSFFA, from the exons ATGGAGAGCGTCGTCGTCGACGGCAAtggaggctgcggcgggcgggtggtggtggagctgagCCACATCAAGGACCTGGTGAGGCAGCTGGAGGGCCACCTGGGCGGCTCGCAGACGCAGGAGCGGTGCAGGCTCCTGGCCTCGCAGATCTCCTCCCTCACCGAGCGCTCCATCGGCGTCATCACCTCCTACTGcagcctcgacggcggcggccggaagcggccggcggcggatgcggcggcgcgcagcccGCTCAGCGACGCCTCCGACGCGCCCACCAAGAAGAG GAGGACGGAGAAGGTGAAGCATCAGGTGCGggtgagctcggccgccggcggcgacgtcccGGCCGACGACGGCCACAGCTGGAGGAAGTACGGCCAGAAGGAGATCCTCGGAGCCAAGAACCCAAG GGGCTACTACCGCTGCACGCACCGCCACACCCAGGGGTGCGCGGCGACGAAGCAGGTGCAGCGCGCCGACGAGGACCCGGCGCTCTTCGACGTCGTCTACATCGGCGCGCACACCTGCGTCcagagcggggcggcggcggcggccgtcgccgccgcgcaggcgccGGAGCAGGGCGCCCACACCCTCCTGCAGAGCCTGAGCGCCAGCCTGACGGTGAAGACCGAGGGGCTGGccgcggcgccggaggaggctCCGCAGGGCTgggccgccaccgcgccctgCTGCCCCTCCCCGACGGCGCCGAGCGGGAGGTGCCCGGCGCCGGAGCGCAGCCCGTTCTCCGCGCCGTCGACGTCCGAGAACTGgggcgcgtcgccggcgacctcggACTCCAACCAGCACGCCGCCTGCTTCCCGCCGTtcgagctcgtcgccggcgacgtgcaGTTCGAGTTCGGCGAAGTAGTGTCCGCGCTCGTCGGCGTTCCCGGCGAGTTCCCCGACGACTTCGACATCTCGAGCTTCTTCGCGTGa
- the LOC120660408 gene encoding transcription factor WRKY19-like isoform X1: MESVVVDGNGGCGGRVVVELSHIKDLVRQLEGHLGGSQTQERCRLLASQISSLTERSIGVITSYCSLDGGGRKRPAADAAARSPLSDASDAPTKKRRRTEKVKHQVRVSSAAGGDVPADDGHSWRKYGQKEILGAKNPRGYYRCTHRHTQGCAATKQVQRADEDPALFDVVYIGAHTCVQSGAAAAAVAAAQAPEQGAHTLLQSLSASLTVKTEGLAAAPEEAPQGWAATAPCCPSPTAPSGRCPAPERSPFSAPSTSENWGASPATSDSNQHAACFPPFELVAGDVQFEFGEVVSALVGVPGEFPDDFDISSFFA; encoded by the exons ATGGAGAGCGTCGTCGTCGACGGCAAtggaggctgcggcgggcgggtggtggtggagctgagCCACATCAAGGACCTGGTGAGGCAGCTGGAGGGCCACCTGGGCGGCTCGCAGACGCAGGAGCGGTGCAGGCTCCTGGCCTCGCAGATCTCCTCCCTCACCGAGCGCTCCATCGGCGTCATCACCTCCTACTGcagcctcgacggcggcggccggaagcggccggcggcggatgcggcggcgcgcagcccGCTCAGCGACGCCTCCGACGCGCCCACCAAGAAGAG GAGGAGGACGGAGAAGGTGAAGCATCAGGTGCGggtgagctcggccgccggcggcgacgtcccGGCCGACGACGGCCACAGCTGGAGGAAGTACGGCCAGAAGGAGATCCTCGGAGCCAAGAACCCAAG GGGCTACTACCGCTGCACGCACCGCCACACCCAGGGGTGCGCGGCGACGAAGCAGGTGCAGCGCGCCGACGAGGACCCGGCGCTCTTCGACGTCGTCTACATCGGCGCGCACACCTGCGTCcagagcggggcggcggcggcggccgtcgccgccgcgcaggcgccGGAGCAGGGCGCCCACACCCTCCTGCAGAGCCTGAGCGCCAGCCTGACGGTGAAGACCGAGGGGCTGGccgcggcgccggaggaggctCCGCAGGGCTgggccgccaccgcgccctgCTGCCCCTCCCCGACGGCGCCGAGCGGGAGGTGCCCGGCGCCGGAGCGCAGCCCGTTCTCCGCGCCGTCGACGTCCGAGAACTGgggcgcgtcgccggcgacctcggACTCCAACCAGCACGCCGCCTGCTTCCCGCCGTtcgagctcgtcgccggcgacgtgcaGTTCGAGTTCGGCGAAGTAGTGTCCGCGCTCGTCGGCGTTCCCGGCGAGTTCCCCGACGACTTCGACATCTCGAGCTTCTTCGCGTGa